CCTGCATCGCGCAGATCTACGGCGTCGTCGAGCTGCCGCCGCCCGGCGGCGGTCATCTCGTCATGGAGTTCATCGACGGCGAGGACCTCTCGCAGCGGATCGCCCGCGAAGGGGCGATTCCGCTCGACGAAGCGATCCCGATCGCGATCCAGATCGCGGAAGCCGTCGCGGCGGCGCACGAACAGGGCATCATCCACCGCGATCTCAAGCCCGCCAACATCAAGGTCCGCGAAGACGGGACGGTCAAGGTCCTCGATTTCGGTCTGGCGAAGGCGCTCGCCCCGCCGGACGTCCGGCCGGCGCCGGCCTCCGCCGACAACTCGCCGACGATCACCTCTCCCTTCAAGCTGTCGCAGCTCGGCGTCGTGCTGGGCACGGCCGCGTACATGGCGCCGGAGCAGGCAAAGGGCAAGGCGATCGACAAGCGCGTCGACATCTGGGCCTTCGGCTGCGTGCTCTTCGAGATGCTCAGCGGCCGCAAGCCGTTCGACGGCGACGACGTGACGGACGTGCTGGCGGCGATCGTGCGTGCCGACCCCGACTGGACGCTGCTGCCCGCCGACACGCCGGCTCCGCTGCGCACGCTGCTCCGCCGGTGCCTCGAGAAGGATCGCCGCGATCGTCTGCCGGATATCGGCGCCGCCCGTCTCGAGCTGCGCGACGCGGGGCGTCCGGCCGGTGCTCCCGCGGTTGCCGCGGCGCGACCGGCGGCGCCGTGGCTCGCATTCGTCCCGTGGCTGGCCGCCGCTGCCGCCCTGGCCGCGCTCCTGGCCGTGGCCTGGTTTGCGCGGTCCCGGCCCACACCAACTGGAGCCACGGTCATCCATGCGCTGATCATGCCGCCGGCGCCGCTCGCCGGAGCGCCCGTGCTCCGGCTGCGGCTCTCGCCTGACGGCTCGCAGCTGGCCTTCGCCGCGCCGGACGAGAACGGCCGCGTCATGTTGTGGGTGCGCCCCCTCGGTTCGAACGTCGCGCGGCGGCTGGAGGGAACCGCGAACGCGGCCGCACCGTTCTGGTCGCCGGACGGCCGCTGGGTCGCCTTCGTCGCCGACGGCCAGCTGAAGAAGGTGGAAGCCGCGGGCGGTCCGGTCATTCCGCTCTGCGATGCCGGCCTTTCGCCGGCGGGTTCGTGGAGCCGCGACGGCGTCATCCTGTTCAGCGGTGTCAACGCGATCGTGCGGGTCTCCGCGGCCGGCGGCAAGAGTGCCGCGGTGCTCACGCCCACCCCTGAAACCGGCGAGCGCTTGATCGCGCCATTCTTCCTGCCCGACGGCCGCCACTTCCTCTTCACCGCCGGCACCGGCGGCGGCGCATCGATCGGCGTCTTCGTCGGCTCGCTCGACTCCAAGGAGGTCAAGCGGCTCATCGACGCGCCGACGAATGCCATCTACGCCTCCGGTCACCTGATCTTCCTGCTCGGCACGACGCTGGTCGCGCAGCCATTCGATCCCGCAACCCTGGTGTTGTCAGGAACCCCGCTCCCGATCGCCGAACGCGTGCAGTCGAATCCGTCGACCGGCACCGGCACGTTCTCGGCTTCAGAGAACGGCATCCTCGTCTACCAGACTGGCGCGTCGAGCGGAACCGAGCTGGTCTGGTTCGATCGCAAGGGGAAGCGCCTCGGCAAGATCGGCGAGGCGGGCGCCTACCGCGATCTGCAGCTCGCTCCGGACGAGAAGACGGTGTCGGTGACGATCTCGACGCCCGGCTCGAAGACGGACGTGTGGCTGCTGGATCCCGTGCGCCAGCTGTCGAAACGGTTCAGCCTCGACGCGAACGGCGGCTACGGCGCGGTGTGGACGCCGGACGGACGGCACTTGATCTACGCATCGAGGCGCCAGGAAGCGGCGGACATCTACCAGAAGGCGGTCAGCGGCAGCGAAGCGGGCCGGCTGCTGCTGCGGGACGACACCGAGAAGATCCCGATGCAGGTCTCGGCGGATGGCAAGTATCTGCTGTACAGCACGCCGCTGGGTGCGGCCGCGGGCCGGCTGTTCGTGCTTCCGCTGAGCGGCGACGCGAAACCACGGACGTTCTCCGAGCAGGTCCGGAACAATACGCCGGCGATGATCTCGCCGAACGGCCGGTGGCTGGCCTACGTCTCGGACGAGACGAACCGGCGCGAGATTTACGTGACCACGTTTCCCGACGGGCGGGGCAAGTGGCAGGTGTCGATGGACGGCGGCGACAATCCGCGGTGGCGCGCGGACAGCCGCGAGCTGTTCTTTACGGCCGCCAACAAGCTCATGGCGGTGGACGTGGCCGACACCGCGGATCGCCTGGAGGCCGGCCCGCCGCGCGCGCTGTTCGACGTGCGCGTCCCGGCGACGCAGCTCGGCACGCGCTCGAGCTACGCTCCAACCAGGGACGGACAGCGATTCCTGTTCAATGCCTGGGACGGCGGCGAGACCGTGACGCCGATCGACCTGGTGGTCAACTGGCCCGAACTGCTCAAGAAATGACCGCCCTGTGTCGCTCCGCGCGTTGATCGAAGAGGGGCTCCGCACCGCGGCCGCGCAATCCCCTGATTCAGGCGCGCGCCGATCTAGACCCAGTTGAACGTGCGCTCGACCGCTTTCTCCCAGCCGGCATACGCGGCGTCGCGCTGGTCGGCGCTCCACCGCGGCTCCCAGCGCTTGTCCTGCCGCCAGTTCTCGCGCAGATCGTCGAGGTCCTTCCAGAAGCCGACGGCGAGCCCCGCCGCGTACGCGGCGCCGAGCGCCGTCGTCTCGGCGACCACCGGACGCACGACCGGCACGCCGAGGATGTCGGCCTGGAGCTGCATCAGCGTGTCGTTCACGGTCGCGCCGCCGTCCACTTTGAGCACCTCGAGGCGCACCCCCGAGTCCTGGACCATGGCGTCGAGGACGGCGCGCGTCTGGAAGCAGATCGCTTCGAGCGTCGCCCGCGCGAGATGGGCCTTGGTGTTGAAGCGTGAGAGGCCGACGATCGCGCCGCGCGCGTCGGACCGCCAGTACGGAGCGAACAGGCCCGAGAAGGCGGGGACGAAGTAGATGCCGCCGTTGTCCGGAACGGAGTTCGCCAGCGCCTCGATCTCGGACGCCGACGCCAGGATCCCGAGCTGATCGCGCAGCCACTGCACCGCCGATCCGGTGACCGCGATCGATCCTTCCAGCGCGTAGATGGTTTCGCCGCCCATGCGGTAACAGACCGTCGTCAGCAGTCCCGCCTTCGACGGGACGATGCTGCTGCCGGTGTTGAGCAGCATGAAGTTGCCCGTGCCGTAGGTGTTCTTCGCCTCGCCGGGGTTGATGCACACCTGGCCCACCGTGGCGGCCTGCTGGTCGCCGAGGTCGCCGGCGACCGGGATCTCGCCGCCGGCCGGGCCCGCGGCGCGGGTGATGCCGAACGCCCGGCGATCGGCCGACGCCTGTATCGCCGGCAGCATGGCGCGCGGCACGTTGAAGATGCGCAGCAGGTCGTCGTCCCACTGACAGGTCTTCAGATCCATCAGCATCGTCCGGCTGGCGTTGGTGACGTCGGTGACGTGCACGCCGCCGTCGCGCCCGCCGGTGAGGTTCCAGATCACCCAGGTGTCGGGATTGCCGAACACCGCTTCGCCCCGGTTCGCGGCGTCGCGCACGCCGGGAACGTTGTCGAGGATCCATTGAATCTTCGCGCCGGAGAAGTAGGTCGCGGGCGGCAGCCCGGTGCGGCTCCGAATCAGCCCCGCGTCGCGCTCCGAGAGCGCGTTGATGATCCGATCCGTCCGCGTGTCCTGCCAGACGATGGCGTTGTGCCAGGGATGCCCCGTCTTCGGGTTCCAGACGATCGTCGTCTCCCGCTGGTTGGTCACGCCGATGGCGGCGAAGTCGCGCGCGGTGAGATTCGCGTTGCGCATCGCGCGCGCGATCGTCTCGTCGGTGCGGCCGGCGATCTCCAGCGGATCGTGCTCCACCCAGCCCGGCTGCGGCAGGATCTGCTGGTGCTCGAGCTGATGGCGCGAGATCTCGTTGCCGCCGTGATCGAACACCATGAACCGCGTGCTGGTCGTGCCCTGATCCACCGCGCCGACGTAACGGGCTCCTCTGGTCATGTCTGCCTCAGAATCCAATCAGGTAATAGAGACCGGCGCCGGCGATGCCGCCGACGATGGGGCCGACGACCGGGATCCAGGCGTATTCCCAGCCGGAGCCCCCTTTGCCGGCGACGGGCAGGATCGCGTGCGCGATGCGCGGCCCGAGATCGCGCGCCGGGTTGATGGCGTAGCCGGTCGGGCCGCCGAGCGACAGCCCGATGCCGAACACCAGGATGCCGACGAGCAGCGGCTGCAGGCCGCGGCTGAAGACGAACGACAGGTCGACGTCCCCCGGCTTCGAGAGCGTCTGCGCGTTGGCGGCAATCGCCAGAATGCCGAACAGGAGCACCGCGGTGCCGATCGCTTCGCTGATCAGGTTCGGGCCGGTGCTGCGGATCGCCGGCGCAGTGCAGAAGATCCCCAGCTTCGCCCCCTGGTCGGCGGTCACGCGCCAGTGGGGCAGGTACATCACCCACACCAGGACGGCGCCGAGAATCGCGCCGATCATCTGCGCGGCGACATAGGCCGGCACCTCGGCCCAGGAGAAGCTCCCGATCGCGGCGAGCGCGATGGTGACGGCCGGATTCAGGTGCGCGCCGCTGACGCGGCCGACCGCGTACACGGCGACCGCGACCGCGATGCCCCACCCCGCGGTGATGACGATCCAGCCGGAGTTCTGTCCCTTGCTGCGCTCGAGCAGGACGTTCGCGACCACGCCGTCCCCCAGAAGAATCAGGATCATCGTCCCGATGAGTTCCGCCAGATATGTCTGCATGGGCGGGGAGTATATCGCGGCGCCTTGGCAGAAAATCCTCTCAGCCGTGGGCCACTTGGCGGTACAGTGCGTCTCGCACTGGCAGTCCATTACAGGGGGGGCAGCATGGTGTTTCGCAGTCTGCTGGGCGTGCTGACGCTGAGCCTTTTCGCCACGACCGCCGTTGCGCAGGAAGCGCGCGGCACGATCCAGGGCCGCGTCTCGGATCCGACCGGTAGCGCCGTCCCGGGCGCGCTCGTCGAAGTATTGAACGTCGAAACCGGCGTCGTGACGCCGACGACGTCGAATGCAGAAGGCAGCTATCGCGTGCCGTTCCTCAACCCGGGAACGTATCGGGTCACGGTGACGCTGGACGGGTTCAGCAAGTTCGTGAGCGAGGATCTGCGGCTCCATGTCGCGGCGGTCCTCAACGTCGACGCGCCGCTGAAAGTCGGAAGCCGCACCGAGGAGGTCACCGTGACGGCGTCGACGACGACGGTGGACAACGCCACGGCGGAACTCGGCCAGGTCATCGATGCCCGGCGCATCGCGGAGCTCCCGATCCGCGAGGGCAGCGCCGTGGAGCTGGTCGTGCTGGCGCCAGGCGTGCAGAACACGACCGACCTGCGCTCGCGCAAGGCCGCGTTCAACAACGGCCTGTCGCAGTTCTCCAGCGATGGCGCCGGCGACAAACGGAACGACTTCACGATCGACGGCGTCGCCAACGTCGCCATGGATCGCGTCGCGTACAGCCCGCCGTCGGCGTCGGTCGAGGAATTCAAGATCCACACGAGCTCGTACGACGCCGCCGTCGGCAACGCCATGGGCGCGTCCGTCAACCTCGTGACCAAGAGCGGGACGAACACGATTCGCGGCCAGGCGTACGAGTGGTTCCGCGGTTCCGCGCTCGACTCGCGCCAGTTCTTCGACAAGCTCAACAACCGGCCGA
Above is a genomic segment from Vicinamibacterales bacterium containing:
- a CDS encoding MIP/aquaporin family protein; amino-acid sequence: MQTYLAELIGTMILILLGDGVVANVLLERSKGQNSGWIVITAGWGIAVAVAVYAVGRVSGAHLNPAVTIALAAIGSFSWAEVPAYVAAQMIGAILGAVLVWVMYLPHWRVTADQGAKLGIFCTAPAIRSTGPNLISEAIGTAVLLFGILAIAANAQTLSKPGDVDLSFVFSRGLQPLLVGILVFGIGLSLGGPTGYAINPARDLGPRIAHAILPVAGKGGSGWEYAWIPVVGPIVGGIAGAGLYYLIGF
- a CDS encoding protein kinase encodes the protein MPLTTGTRIGPYEVVGKIGEGGMGEVYRARDTKLQRDVAIKVLPDLFARDPERLARFEREARTLAAVSHPCIAQIYGVVELPPPGGGHLVMEFIDGEDLSQRIAREGAIPLDEAIPIAIQIAEAVAAAHEQGIIHRDLKPANIKVREDGTVKVLDFGLAKALAPPDVRPAPASADNSPTITSPFKLSQLGVVLGTAAYMAPEQAKGKAIDKRVDIWAFGCVLFEMLSGRKPFDGDDVTDVLAAIVRADPDWTLLPADTPAPLRTLLRRCLEKDRRDRLPDIGAARLELRDAGRPAGAPAVAAARPAAPWLAFVPWLAAAAALAALLAVAWFARSRPTPTGATVIHALIMPPAPLAGAPVLRLRLSPDGSQLAFAAPDENGRVMLWVRPLGSNVARRLEGTANAAAPFWSPDGRWVAFVADGQLKKVEAAGGPVIPLCDAGLSPAGSWSRDGVILFSGVNAIVRVSAAGGKSAAVLTPTPETGERLIAPFFLPDGRHFLFTAGTGGGASIGVFVGSLDSKEVKRLIDAPTNAIYASGHLIFLLGTTLVAQPFDPATLVLSGTPLPIAERVQSNPSTGTGTFSASENGILVYQTGASSGTELVWFDRKGKRLGKIGEAGAYRDLQLAPDEKTVSVTISTPGSKTDVWLLDPVRQLSKRFSLDANGGYGAVWTPDGRHLIYASRRQEAADIYQKAVSGSEAGRLLLRDDTEKIPMQVSADGKYLLYSTPLGAAAGRLFVLPLSGDAKPRTFSEQVRNNTPAMISPNGRWLAYVSDETNRREIYVTTFPDGRGKWQVSMDGGDNPRWRADSRELFFTAANKLMAVDVADTADRLEAGPPRALFDVRVPATQLGTRSSYAPTRDGQRFLFNAWDGGETVTPIDLVVNWPELLKK
- the glpK gene encoding glycerol kinase GlpK is translated as MTRGARYVGAVDQGTTSTRFMVFDHGGNEISRHQLEHQQILPQPGWVEHDPLEIAGRTDETIARAMRNANLTARDFAAIGVTNQRETTIVWNPKTGHPWHNAIVWQDTRTDRIINALSERDAGLIRSRTGLPPATYFSGAKIQWILDNVPGVRDAANRGEAVFGNPDTWVIWNLTGGRDGGVHVTDVTNASRTMLMDLKTCQWDDDLLRIFNVPRAMLPAIQASADRRAFGITRAAGPAGGEIPVAGDLGDQQAATVGQVCINPGEAKNTYGTGNFMLLNTGSSIVPSKAGLLTTVCYRMGGETIYALEGSIAVTGSAVQWLRDQLGILASASEIEALANSVPDNGGIYFVPAFSGLFAPYWRSDARGAIVGLSRFNTKAHLARATLEAICFQTRAVLDAMVQDSGVRLEVLKVDGGATVNDTLMQLQADILGVPVVRPVVAETTALGAAYAAGLAVGFWKDLDDLRENWRQDKRWEPRWSADQRDAAYAGWEKAVERTFNWV